The Acidimicrobiales bacterium DNA segment ACTCGTTCGAGCGCCACTTCCATGTCGTCTCGCCAGCCGCACGACAGACAGCCGACCTTCCTGGTCGTGCCGTGGATCTCCACCACCTTGTCGGGGTCGCTTCCGGCCCGCTGATGGAGCTCGTCGACGTTCTGGGTGATGAGGGTGTGGAGCTTCCCGCGCGTCTCCAGGTGCACGAGCGCCTCGTGACCGACGTTCGGATCGACGTTCGCCCACAGCGAACCCTCCGCCCGCGCCGCCCAGTTCGCCTTGCGCACATCGGGGTCGTTCACGTAGTGCCGGATGTTCGAGGCCTTCTCGGCCTGCGGGTTCTTCGTCCAGAGGCCCTGGGGTCCGCGAAAGTCCGGGATCCCCGAATCGGTCGAGATGCCGGCGCCGGTCAGGACCACCACCGAGCGAGCGTCGTCGATGAGCGTCCGGGCCGTCTCCAGCAGCGTGTCGTGCATGGGCGCTGATGGTAGGCGCGTCGGGACCGGCAGCGTCCACGCCTGTCGCGGGCACAGCTGGTAGACCATTTCGGTCAATCGCGTTGACGACCGAGAAGGCGGAGGACGATGTCGGACACCTCACAGGGCGACGGATGGTGGCAGGCCTCGGACGGCAAGTGGTATCCGCCCGAGACGC contains these protein-coding regions:
- a CDS encoding Sir2 family NAD-dependent protein deacetylase, with the translated sequence MHDTLLETARTLIDDARSVVVLTGAGISTDSGIPDFRGPQGLWTKNPQAEKASNIRHYVNDPDVRKANWAARAEGSLWANVDPNVGHEALVHLETRGKLHTLITQNVDELHQRAGSDPDKVVEIHGTTRKVGCLSCGWRDDMEVALERVRAGEEDPPCRVCGGILKSATISFGQSLDAEDLRRSEIAAVEADLFLTVGTSLAVFPINETVKIAKSAGARVVIVNGEPTVMDRLADVVIHDRIAAVLPRIVGMPMR